In the Staphylococcus condimenti genome, one interval contains:
- a CDS encoding HK97-gp10 family putative phage morphogenesis protein yields MAKVKYGNWDLVAELEDYRDEMEKWVEKGILKTTLAIYNTAVALAPVDLGFLKESIDFKINDDGFSSVISVGAGYAVFVEYGTGVHSEGPGGSRAHKIPWTYKGDDGEWHTTYGQQAQPFWNPAIDEGRKVFNRYFS; encoded by the coding sequence ATGGCCAAAGTTAAATATGGTAATTGGGACTTAGTCGCAGAGTTGGAAGATTATCGTGATGAAATGGAAAAATGGGTTGAAAAAGGGATATTAAAGACTACATTAGCCATTTATAATACAGCGGTAGCATTAGCACCTGTTGACTTAGGTTTCTTAAAAGAAAGTATAGACTTTAAGATAAATGACGATGGATTTTCTAGTGTTATAAGTGTTGGGGCAGGGTATGCAGTTTTTGTGGAGTACGGTACAGGGGTACATTCCGAGGGCCCTGGTGGTAGTCGTGCACATAAGATACCTTGGACTTACAAAGGTGATGATGGTGAATGGCACACTACCTACGGACAACAAGCTCAACCATTCTGGAACCCTGCCATAGATGAAGGTAGAAAAGTGTTTAACAGATACTTTAGTTAG
- a CDS encoding Rho termination factor N-terminal domain-containing protein produces the protein MLYKVITRFKDADDDNYLYEVGDLYPREGYYPTDKRIDELSTTNNRRNVVGIEPIMLNALKVSELKDIAEQLEIEQYSSMKKAELIEAIEGVA, from the coding sequence ATGCTCTACAAAGTTATTACAAGATTTAAAGATGCTGATGATGATAATTATTTATATGAAGTAGGCGATTTATATCCGCGTGAAGGATACTATCCAACAGATAAGCGTATTGATGAATTATCAACTACTAATAATCGTCGCAATGTTGTGGGTATAGAGCCTATTATGCTAAATGCATTGAAGGTATCAGAACTGAAAGATATTGCTGAACAACTTGAAATTGAACAATATTCATCTATGAAAAAAGCTGAATTAATAGAGGCGATTGAAGGTGTTGCGTAA
- a CDS encoding phage head morphogenesis protein, which yields MDKRITNQHDIDKLIELLIKRAEGELQTLFSNRLKVIKQEIAEMYAKYDKGEPYATWTEFNKYNRLNKELTRIGLMLNEDYKKVAKSIQQMQQNAYIEKYLMSLYLYEQASQVPMTFDVPDAQAIRTAIEQPIEFIKLVPTLQKQRDNVLKKIRMNITQGIMSGEGYSKIAQALQHDIGMTQKQAMRVARTETGRAQSQAGLDSAKVAKNNGLNMTKRWIATKDTRTRDTHRHLDGKAIDIEDNFKSNGCIGQAPKLFIGINSARENINCRCSLLYYIDEDELPTVMRARKDDGNNEVVPFMTYNEWQKSKRKG from the coding sequence ATGGACAAGAGAATAACGAACCAACATGATATAGATAAGTTGATTGAGTTATTAATCAAACGTGCAGAGGGCGAGCTGCAAACCTTGTTCTCTAATCGTTTGAAAGTGATTAAACAAGAGATTGCAGAAATGTATGCAAAGTATGATAAAGGCGAACCGTACGCTACATGGACTGAATTTAATAAGTATAACAGGCTCAACAAGGAACTGACACGCATTGGATTGATGTTGAATGAGGATTATAAGAAAGTCGCTAAATCTATTCAACAAATGCAACAGAATGCGTATATCGAAAAGTATTTGATGAGCCTTTATTTATATGAACAGGCTAGTCAAGTGCCTATGACCTTTGATGTACCTGATGCACAAGCAATCAGAACCGCAATTGAACAACCTATCGAGTTTATTAAGCTGGTACCCACACTGCAAAAACAACGTGATAACGTACTTAAAAAAATACGTATGAACATTACACAAGGGATTATGAGCGGTGAGGGCTATTCGAAGATAGCGCAAGCATTGCAGCATGATATTGGAATGACACAGAAACAAGCTATGCGTGTAGCACGTACCGAAACAGGGCGGGCGCAGTCACAAGCTGGATTAGACAGTGCAAAGGTAGCTAAGAACAATGGTTTGAATATGACTAAGCGGTGGATAGCTACTAAAGACACACGCACACGTGACACACACAGACACCTTGACGGTAAAGCAATCGATATTGAAGATAACTTCAAATCAAACGGTTGTATAGGACAAGCACCTAAACTATTTATCGGTATTAACAGTGCTAGAGAAAATATTAACTGTCGCTGTTCCTTGTTGTATTACATAGATGAAGATGAGTTGCCTACTGTAATGCGCGCAAGAAAAGATGACGGTAACAATGAGGTGGTACCTTTTATGACTTATAACGAATGGCAGAAGTCAAAACGGAAAGGTTAA
- a CDS encoding DUF3168 domain-containing protein → MWVTAEPLLYNKIMNNLIENPITDKLVGGRVFDCVQKDVVYPYIVVGESNVTESERSPGMREIIAITFHVYSQYENGAEARELLKYLNHACRMNINFRDYELEWIKKDNSQVFTDIDQYTKHGVLRLLYKVRHKTLQERV, encoded by the coding sequence ATGTGGGTAACTGCTGAACCGTTACTATATAACAAAATAATGAATAATTTAATCGAGAACCCTATCACTGACAAATTAGTCGGCGGTAGGGTTTTTGATTGTGTTCAAAAAGACGTAGTTTACCCATATATCGTAGTGGGTGAATCTAACGTTACTGAAAGCGAGCGTTCGCCTGGCATGCGTGAAATTATTGCTATTACATTTCATGTATATAGTCAATATGAAAACGGTGCTGAAGCACGAGAGTTACTGAAGTATCTCAATCACGCTTGCAGAATGAACATCAATTTCAGAGATTACGAACTAGAGTGGATTAAAAAAGATAATTCACAAGTATTTACAGATATTGATCAATACACAAAACACGGTGTGCTGAGATTGCTATACAAGGTACGCCATAAAACATTACAAGAAAGGGTGTAG
- a CDS encoding tail assembly chaperone → MTEKNVFQAEKFEPITELEFKDAKLKAKCTFFFDIHAQKYAKKDENGNETSGYHEILQGILNRKTISIVHFWDCALAHVKNRPSIQEIQDVIQDVIDKEGTTLGLLQGAVQELGESGFFKEEFKMFWFQFNQAPKLVKEEDKEEAKNALPFMKETYRTLTGKEPY, encoded by the coding sequence ATGACTGAAAAAAACGTATTCCAAGCAGAGAAATTTGAACCTATTACTGAATTAGAGTTTAAAGATGCTAAATTAAAAGCAAAGTGTACATTTTTCTTCGATATTCATGCACAAAAGTACGCTAAAAAAGATGAAAACGGTAACGAAACAAGCGGTTATCATGAGATTTTACAAGGTATCTTAAATCGCAAAACAATTTCTATCGTACATTTTTGGGACTGTGCATTAGCTCATGTCAAAAATCGTCCTTCAATTCAAGAAATTCAAGATGTTATCCAAGATGTAATTGATAAAGAAGGTACAACGCTTGGCTTGTTACAAGGTGCGGTACAAGAATTAGGTGAATCAGGTTTTTTCAAGGAAGAGTTCAAGATGTTCTGGTTCCAATTCAATCAAGCACCGAAGTTAGTGAAGGAAGAAGACAAAGAAGAAGCCAAGAACGCACTTCCGTTCATGAAAGAAACTTACAGAACCTTAACGGGCAAAGAACCTTATTAA
- a CDS encoding N4-gp56 family major capsid protein, whose product MAQGTTKVSNLIVPEVLAPMMQAELDKKLRFAQFADIDSTLVGQPGDTLTFPAFTYSGDAQVIAEGEKIPVDQIGTSKREAKVRKIGKGTELTDEAVLSGFGDPQGEAVRQHGLAIANKVDNDVLEALKGATLTVEADITKLDGLQTAIDKFNDEDLEPMVLFVNPLDAGGLRTSASDNFTRPTQLGDNIIVKGAFGEALGAVIVRSNKLNKGEALLAKKGAVKLITKRDFFLEKDRDASRKSTALYSDKHYVAYLYDESKVVKITKGAGDEVM is encoded by the coding sequence ATGGCTCAAGGAACAACAAAAGTAAGTAATTTAATTGTACCGGAAGTATTAGCGCCAATGATGCAAGCGGAATTGGATAAAAAATTACGTTTCGCACAGTTTGCAGATATTGATTCAACATTAGTAGGACAACCAGGAGATACTTTAACTTTCCCAGCATTCACATACAGCGGTGACGCACAAGTGATTGCAGAAGGCGAAAAAATTCCAGTGGATCAAATCGGAACTAGTAAACGTGAAGCGAAAGTACGTAAAATCGGTAAAGGTACTGAATTAACTGATGAAGCAGTATTATCTGGTTTCGGCGACCCACAAGGTGAAGCAGTACGTCAACATGGTTTAGCGATTGCTAACAAAGTAGATAATGACGTATTAGAAGCGTTGAAAGGTGCAACATTAACAGTAGAAGCAGATATCACTAAATTAGATGGATTACAAACAGCTATTGATAAATTCAATGATGAAGATTTAGAACCAATGGTACTATTTGTTAATCCATTAGATGCGGGCGGTTTACGTACATCTGCATCAGACAACTTTACACGTCCAACGCAATTAGGCGATAACATTATTGTTAAAGGTGCATTTGGTGAAGCGTTAGGTGCAGTGATTGTACGTTCTAACAAATTGAACAAAGGCGAAGCTCTATTAGCTAAGAAAGGTGCAGTTAAGTTAATTACAAAACGCGACTTCTTCTTAGAAAAAGACCGAGACGCATCACGTAAATCAACTGCATTATATTCAGATAAGCACTATGTAGCATATTTATACGACGAATCTAAAGTTGTTAAAATCACAAAAGGTGCAGGCGACGAAGTAATGTAA
- a CDS encoding phage scaffolding protein, which translates to MDLQALLEKFKNGEVDAHKVIDAVDESKFGMVPRSRLNDKTEEIKDLQTEIENRDKQISQLEKSVKDESEIQKELEQVKQQNADWQNKYQQSQLNNAIKLAVAKDANDADDVLALLNKEGLELQDDNTVKGLDDAVNQLREAKPYLFVDNKPTGRTPNDGVSPQGGLTQEQFDNMSVAERTDLFVNDRSTYDKFVSK; encoded by the coding sequence ATGGACTTACAAGCATTATTAGAGAAATTTAAAAACGGTGAAGTAGACGCACATAAAGTTATCGACGCAGTAGACGAATCAAAGTTTGGTATGGTTCCTCGTTCTCGACTTAACGACAAAACAGAAGAAATCAAGGACTTGCAGACAGAGATTGAAAACCGAGATAAACAAATTTCTCAATTAGAAAAATCTGTGAAAGACGAAAGCGAGATTCAAAAAGAACTCGAACAAGTTAAACAACAAAATGCAGATTGGCAGAATAAGTACCAGCAATCACAACTTAATAACGCTATCAAGTTAGCAGTAGCGAAAGATGCTAACGACGCAGATGATGTTTTAGCACTTTTAAACAAAGAAGGGTTAGAACTTCAAGATGACAACACAGTGAAAGGTTTAGACGACGCAGTTAATCAACTACGTGAAGCTAAACCTTATTTATTTGTGGATAATAAGCCTACAGGACGTACACCTAACGATGGTGTAAGTCCACAAGGTGGATTAACACAAGAACAGTTCGACAATATGAGCGTAGCAGAACGCACGGACTTGTTTGTAAATGACAGAAGCACATACGATAAATTTGTAAGTAAATAA
- a CDS encoding phage head closure protein: MYDPFDEYPHTIEVGKMQLVGKYPNQRKDFVPERQMQGFMDTPTTSETLKFHQMNKTFDRNLYTRYELPINKDDVFKYEGRIYQVVGYPVDQGGMHEVNLTRLQEVPNGQS, encoded by the coding sequence ATGTATGATCCATTCGATGAATATCCTCATACCATTGAAGTAGGTAAGATGCAATTAGTAGGTAAATATCCTAACCAAAGAAAAGATTTTGTCCCTGAAAGGCAAATGCAGGGGTTTATGGATACACCTACAACATCCGAAACACTTAAATTTCATCAGATGAATAAAACTTTCGACCGTAACCTGTATACAAGATATGAATTGCCAATAAATAAAGATGATGTATTTAAATACGAGGGCAGAATCTATCAAGTAGTAGGTTATCCTGTTGACCAAGGCGGAATGCATGAGGTCAACTTAACAAGGTTACAGGAGGTGCCTAATGGCCAAAGTTAA
- a CDS encoding phage tail domain-containing protein gives MIYRDIEIVRGNKTYKLSDNPITFNRLKVKTYNVSDIEREHNYESIDRLNGRFNTGIIETSRIATLVVEYEVDKIAHAIHLRNQLADLFRDKFYIRELVPSLVEVPFQTFGDPDFEFPLNYASGMQLELKLTNIGDYDTNQTSGEIEITFETSEKPYYESIGRSLQLEKVDSPYLWSSDMGINLPVNSDRRQYTFTNTDSGNVYYHGTQGINQFTFDRVITIVLGADTKKFSWNLEHSEVMTIEGLNLKAGDVIKFNGLQTYRNGVSIDDYTRMSQPFFEHGYNYFTINQTVQKITFDMKFYYK, from the coding sequence TTGATTTATAGAGATATTGAAATCGTAAGAGGTAATAAAACTTATAAATTAAGTGATAACCCTATCACTTTTAACAGATTGAAGGTTAAAACTTATAATGTAAGTGATATTGAGCGCGAACATAATTACGAATCTATCGATAGACTCAATGGTCGTTTTAATACCGGGATAATAGAAACATCACGTATCGCTACATTAGTTGTTGAGTATGAAGTTGATAAAATCGCACATGCTATTCATTTAAGGAATCAATTAGCTGATTTGTTCAGGGATAAATTTTATATTCGTGAGTTAGTACCTTCTCTTGTAGAAGTGCCATTCCAGACTTTTGGAGATCCTGATTTTGAGTTTCCGCTGAATTATGCGAGTGGTATGCAATTAGAATTGAAGTTAACAAATATCGGGGATTATGACACTAATCAAACGAGCGGAGAAATCGAGATTACATTTGAAACATCTGAAAAACCATATTACGAAAGTATAGGGCGAAGTCTACAACTAGAAAAGGTAGACTCGCCTTATTTATGGTCGTCTGATATGGGGATTAATTTACCAGTTAATAGCGATAGAAGGCAATATACATTTACAAATACCGATTCAGGAAACGTGTATTATCATGGGACACAAGGTATCAACCAATTTACTTTTGATAGAGTTATAACGATTGTGTTAGGAGCTGATACGAAAAAGTTCAGCTGGAACCTAGAACATTCAGAAGTTATGACAATTGAAGGGTTGAATTTAAAAGCAGGAGATGTAATTAAATTCAATGGCCTGCAAACCTATAGAAACGGCGTTTCAATAGATGATTATACAAGAAT
- a CDS encoding phage portal protein, producing MINIFWPNEKPYHERVIEQIKPQYETQEEMILRLINKHKETVDDITVGERYYNHQPDVVFNAPKRNVKGEIDPFKPDWRMFTNYHQNLVDQKVAYAVSNPVTYGTDDDKSLKTIQQVLNHKWDDKLVDILTAASNKGIEWIQPYVDEQGEFKTFRVPAEQAIPVWTNKEREELKAFIRLYELDGGERVEYWTEHDVTFYELKDGQLIPDYYQGDDHIQPHYYLGNNSMSWNRVPFIPFKNNPQEISDLFMYKTIIDAMDKRLSDTQNTFDESTELIYVLKGYEGEDLEEFMHHLKYYKAINVDGDGGGGVDTIQIEVPVQSAKEYLDMLRDYVIEFGQGVDFQQDKFGNSPSGIALKFMYSNLDLKANKLKNKTLTALQELLQYIIDFYKLNIKVQDVEITFNFNVMVNELEQSQIGVNSQYLSKETVVTNHPWVNDPVAEMERIDQEELALPSIEEGLNGQENNEPT from the coding sequence TTGATTAACATATTTTGGCCGAATGAAAAACCATATCACGAGAGAGTGATTGAACAGATTAAACCGCAATACGAAACGCAAGAAGAAATGATACTTCGATTGATTAACAAGCATAAAGAAACAGTAGATGACATTACAGTGGGCGAACGTTACTACAATCATCAACCAGACGTAGTATTCAATGCACCTAAACGCAATGTTAAAGGTGAAATTGACCCATTTAAACCTGACTGGCGTATGTTTACCAACTATCATCAAAACTTAGTTGACCAGAAAGTTGCTTATGCAGTGTCTAATCCTGTTACATACGGTACTGATGATGATAAGTCGTTAAAGACTATTCAACAGGTGCTTAATCATAAATGGGATGACAAGTTAGTGGATATTCTAACCGCTGCAAGTAACAAAGGTATTGAATGGATCCAACCATATGTTGATGAACAAGGCGAGTTCAAAACATTCAGAGTGCCAGCCGAACAAGCTATTCCAGTTTGGACGAATAAGGAACGTGAGGAACTTAAAGCATTTATTCGTTTATATGAGTTGGACGGTGGCGAAAGAGTTGAGTATTGGACTGAACATGACGTTACATTCTATGAATTAAAAGATGGTCAACTCATTCCTGATTACTATCAAGGTGACGACCACATCCAACCTCATTATTACTTAGGAAATAATTCAATGAGTTGGAACCGCGTACCGTTCATTCCTTTTAAGAATAATCCGCAAGAGATAAGCGACTTATTCATGTACAAGACAATCATTGACGCTATGGATAAACGCTTATCTGATACACAGAATACATTTGATGAATCGACTGAACTTATCTATGTGCTTAAAGGATATGAAGGAGAGGACTTAGAAGAGTTTATGCACCATCTTAAATACTACAAAGCTATCAATGTAGATGGCGACGGTGGCGGAGGTGTAGACACTATTCAAATTGAAGTGCCTGTACAGTCCGCTAAAGAGTATTTGGATATGCTGCGTGATTATGTAATCGAGTTCGGACAAGGTGTAGACTTCCAACAAGACAAATTCGGTAATAGTCCTAGCGGTATCGCACTTAAATTTATGTACAGCAACTTAGACCTCAAAGCGAATAAGTTGAAGAATAAAACGCTCACTGCATTACAAGAGTTGTTGCAGTACATTATCGACTTCTACAAACTGAACATCAAAGTGCAAGATGTTGAGATTACATTCAACTTCAATGTCATGGTAAATGAATTAGAACAATCTCAAATTGGTGTTAACTCACAATACTTATCTAAAGAAACAGTTGTGACTAATCATCCATGGGTTAATGATCCAGTTGCAGAAATGGAACGTATCGACCAAGAAGAACTAGCTTTACCTTCTATTGAGGAGGGATTGAATGGACAAGAGAATAACGAACCAACATGA
- a CDS encoding phage head-tail connector protein, giving the protein MEPKEVKQLNLMPIEDTSNDDVLGDLIKFYKGIAEEYCNKTFEAPYPFGVRKFIAECIKYGTNSNVSSRTMGTVSYTFVTDLPKATYRHLKPFRRLRW; this is encoded by the coding sequence ATGGAACCGAAAGAGGTAAAACAACTTAATCTTATGCCGATTGAAGATACTTCAAATGATGATGTCTTAGGCGATTTAATTAAGTTTTATAAAGGTATTGCAGAAGAATACTGTAATAAGACATTTGAAGCGCCCTACCCGTTTGGGGTAAGGAAGTTTATTGCTGAGTGTATCAAATACGGTACAAACAGCAATGTTTCCTCACGCACTATGGGTACGGTATCTTATACCTTTGTAACAGACTTACCAAAAGCAACATACAGACACTTGAAACCTTTCCGTAGATTGAGGTGGTAA
- a CDS encoding phage tail protein: MEKNFFARINAIIKDFERGVRKAQRLAKTSVPNEIETEIKANTTKFQRALTRAKAMAQKWREHKVEIDADASPVKRAILTTKALLRTIRKHTIKIDTDVNKFDVLKAKMIRTWHDGGRALGDFSDKMDHLAGRIRSFGTVFGQQIKGVIVASFQALIPIIAGLVPVIMAVGNALKVVTGGAIALAGAVGIAAGGFVGFGAMAISAIKMLNDGTLQVTKETQAYQRALDGVKDTWSDIIKQNQAQIFNAMANGLNAIKVSLKGLTPFLSGVSNVMEKASQDMLEWAKSSKVAKKFFNEMGTTGVSIFADLVKASGQFGSGLISMFTQLMPLFKWSSQWLQRLGEDFNKWVNSAKGQNAIKQFMEYTKTNLPIIGNIFKNTFAGINNLLKAFGQNSTNIFKWLEQMTAKFREWSETVGKSEGFKKFVQYVQENGPVIMKLIGDIVRILVAFGTAMAPIASALLKLIGAVASFTASLLENHPNVARFFGILTILAGAFWALLAPIMFISSVLTNVFGVTLLQALGHIVKFMKTSSLLKGILNIVKGAFSLLLSPIGNLTRLLPILGTVFSALTGPIGIIIGVIVALIGIIVWLWKTNEGFRNMIIGAWNGIKEAIGNAIQGIIDWFMQLWQNIQQTLQPIIPLLQLVGNFIMQVLGGIVYAAIMGVIFAFQSLWNAVSIIFTAIGGIISVVVQIIVGLFTILIQLLTGDFSGAWITLQTTISNVMNTIWSTLTSIWDQISTFIFNTLNNILGTNITSWGQIWSAITGFVTKIWNSVSSWFSRTVEAVRQKMSEAWNAVVSKGQQWVDSIKQTMSNFLSSVKQKFWDVVNACRQGMEDAVNAIRNFFGKFGEVGRYLMEGLANGIKDGIDWVVNAAKGVAERAVSAAKSALGIHSPSKVFKGIGQFVSQGLGIGIANQAYKAVDAVKSMSNQMVNAFDADLEPSFDVGGLGASIAGQVDGFITDDVRHSIQENSRPIVNIEVRNEGDLEYIRSVIKDMDAKDYYT; this comes from the coding sequence ATGGAAAAGAACTTTTTCGCTCGTATTAATGCGATTATTAAAGACTTTGAACGTGGTGTACGTAAAGCGCAACGTCTAGCTAAGACTTCTGTACCTAATGAGATAGAAACAGAAATCAAAGCTAATACAACAAAGTTTCAACGTGCATTAACAAGAGCAAAAGCAATGGCACAGAAATGGCGTGAGCATAAAGTAGAAATTGACGCGGATGCATCACCTGTTAAACGTGCTATTTTAACTACTAAAGCATTATTAAGGACTATTAGAAAACATACGATCAAGATTGATACAGATGTTAATAAATTTGATGTTTTAAAAGCTAAAATGATTAGAACTTGGCATGACGGTGGTCGTGCTTTAGGTGATTTCAGTGATAAAATGGACCACTTAGCAGGACGCATCCGTTCATTCGGTACTGTGTTCGGCCAACAAATCAAAGGTGTAATCGTTGCTTCATTCCAAGCATTGATTCCAATTATCGCGGGTCTTGTACCAGTCATTATGGCCGTTGGTAATGCGTTGAAAGTAGTAACTGGTGGTGCGATTGCTTTAGCTGGTGCTGTAGGTATTGCAGCAGGTGGTTTTGTCGGATTTGGTGCAATGGCTATTAGTGCTATTAAGATGTTAAACGACGGTACACTACAAGTGACTAAAGAAACACAGGCGTATCAACGTGCATTAGATGGCGTGAAGGACACATGGTCTGACATCATAAAGCAAAACCAAGCTCAGATATTTAATGCAATGGCAAATGGATTAAATGCTATTAAAGTATCTCTTAAAGGCTTAACGCCGTTTTTAAGTGGTGTATCGAATGTAATGGAAAAGGCTAGTCAAGACATGCTCGAATGGGCTAAGTCTAGTAAGGTTGCAAAAAAATTCTTTAATGAAATGGGTACAACAGGCGTATCTATTTTTGCTGATCTAGTAAAGGCTAGTGGTCAATTCGGTTCCGGCCTCATTAGTATGTTCACTCAATTAATGCCTTTATTCAAATGGTCTTCTCAATGGCTGCAAAGATTAGGCGAAGACTTTAATAAATGGGTTAACAGTGCTAAAGGTCAAAATGCAATCAAGCAATTTATGGAATATACAAAGACTAATTTACCTATTATCGGTAATATCTTTAAAAATACTTTTGCTGGTATTAATAACTTACTCAAAGCATTTGGTCAAAACTCCACAAACATATTCAAATGGTTAGAACAAATGACTGCAAAGTTCCGTGAATGGTCTGAAACCGTTGGTAAATCAGAGGGCTTTAAAAAGTTTGTGCAATATGTACAAGAGAATGGACCAGTCATCATGAAGTTAATCGGTGATATTGTACGTATATTAGTAGCCTTTGGTACTGCTATGGCACCTATTGCTAGCGCGTTGCTTAAATTAATTGGTGCAGTCGCTAGTTTCACTGCTTCATTACTTGAAAATCATCCAAATGTAGCTAGATTCTTCGGTATATTAACCATTCTTGCAGGTGCTTTTTGGGCATTGCTTGCTCCTATTATGTTCATTAGTTCAGTTTTAACTAATGTGTTTGGAGTGACTTTGTTACAAGCTCTCGGACATATTGTGAAATTCATGAAAACAAGTAGTTTACTAAAAGGAATCCTAAATATTGTAAAAGGTGCTTTTAGTTTATTACTCAGCCCAATAGGTAACCTCACAAGGCTATTACCAATTCTTGGCACTGTATTCAGCGCATTAACGGGTCCTATCGGTATTATTATTGGTGTGATCGTTGCGTTGATTGGAATTATAGTATGGCTTTGGAAAACGAACGAAGGCTTTAGAAATATGATTATCGGTGCTTGGAATGGAATCAAAGAAGCAATAGGTAATGCTATACAGGGAATCATAGACTGGTTTATGCAGTTGTGGCAAAATATCCAGCAAACATTACAACCTATTATTCCATTGTTGCAGTTAGTAGGTAACTTTATTATGCAAGTATTAGGTGGAATTGTATACGCAGCAATTATGGGTGTGATTTTTGCGTTCCAATCACTATGGAATGCAGTATCGATTATCTTTACTGCAATAGGCGGCATAATTTCAGTAGTAGTTCAAATAATAGTTGGTTTATTCACAATTTTAATTCAACTGTTGACTGGTGATTTTTCTGGTGCATGGATTACATTACAAACTACAATTTCAAATGTAATGAATACTATTTGGAGTACATTAACATCTATATGGGACCAAATTTCGACATTTATTTTCAACACACTAAATAACATTTTAGGAACCAACATCACAAGTTGGGGTCAAATATGGTCAGCAATTACTGGTTTTGTAACTAAAATCTGGAACTCTGTTTCTAGTTGGTTTAGTAGAACAGTTGAGGCGGTCAGACAGAAAATGTCTGAAGCATGGAATGCAGTTGTATCAAAAGGTCAACAATGGGTTGATTCCATCAAACAAACAATGAGCAACTTTTTAAGTTCAGTAAAACAAAAGTTCTGGGACGTTGTAAATGCTTGTCGTCAAGGTATGGAGGATGCAGTCAATGCAATTCGTAACTTCTTTGGTAAATTCGGAGAAGTTGGAAGATATTTGATGGAAGGTTTGGCAAATGGTATTAAAGATGGTATTGACTGGGTTGTTAATGCAGCTAAAGGAGTAGCAGAACGTGCTGTAAGTGCTGCTAAAAGTGCTTTAGGTATTCATTCGCCATCAAAAGTATTTAAAGGTATCGGACAATTTGTATCGCAAGGTTTAGGTATCGGTATTGCTAATCAGGCTTACAAGGCGGTAGATGCTGTAAAAAGTATGTCTAACCAGATGGTGAATGCATTTGATGCAGATTTAGAACCTTCGTTTGATGTAGGAGGACTTGGTGCATCTATTGCAGGGCAAGTTGACGGTTTCATTACTGATGATGTACGTCATTCTATCCAAGAAAACAGCAGACCAATCGTTAATATAGAAGTACGTAACGAAGGCGATTTAGAATACATCCGTTCTGTAATCAAAGATATGGATGCAAAAGACTATTACACATAG
- a CDS encoding phage major tail protein, TP901-1 family: MSTGYIAVVEPTNNTLGVMGLLVSDLQEGETKISAELSEKIVAGKTDYSYQSVAEELNLTFGRIPGDKGQDQFKQAIKDRKQVKVWLIEKKKRTDGYHAVFGYAVVEEYGNSFDDEEDTIEVTVKVKFNTADGVFSELPQSWLDASVAGTTVEFEKPGEYTGDLEERESTSKTFTASSAVSSDSESM; this comes from the coding sequence ATGAGTACAGGCTATATCGCTGTTGTAGAGCCGACTAATAACACATTAGGTGTAATGGGGTTATTAGTATCGGACTTACAAGAAGGCGAAACTAAAATTTCAGCTGAGCTATCAGAAAAGATTGTAGCAGGTAAAACTGACTACTCATATCAATCAGTCGCAGAAGAACTTAATTTAACGTTTGGTCGTATTCCAGGGGATAAAGGACAAGACCAATTCAAACAAGCAATTAAAGACCGAAAACAAGTAAAAGTGTGGTTGATTGAGAAAAAGAAACGCACAGACGGTTACCACGCGGTATTTGGCTATGCGGTAGTAGAAGAATATGGAAATTCATTTGACGATGAAGAAGATACAATTGAAGTGACTGTAAAAGTTAAATTCAATACTGCTGACGGTGTGTTTAGCGAGCTTCCACAATCATGGTTAGATGCTTCTGTTGCAGGTACTACTGTTGAATTCGAGAAACCTGGTGAATACACTGGTGATCTTGAAGAAAGAGAATCAACAAGTAAAACATTTACTGCAAGCAGTGCTGTTTCATCAGATTCAGAAAGTATGTAA